Proteins co-encoded in one Candidatus Bealeia paramacronuclearis genomic window:
- a CDS encoding PAS domain S-box protein: MLSLLSGLLMLSFFSTKDHATIIAQEMSRNIKDREFRIRQLIDTTPGAIYSCTPDEERRVTFLSDFIEDITGFPTSHFIGQSTSDFTTLIHPEDRKFRIRAILENLEKQGRFSCEYRLIDRNKSEKWLFEQGHFIFDEAGIPQQIIGAIFDITSRKIAEQEAERLSLALQNAAECIAFLDRHLMFKEVNPSFAELAGWSQEEMIGLALPIIVYPDDLEKAQNLYKTSLNQSKIRSEVRGVRADGSQFYMSMTFVSSFDKNKKLLGTYCFVKDISHRKKIEEELRKAKDAALEASRAKSEFLAMMSHELRTPLNAIIGYSDLLAEQAQDENQTQTAGDLNRIKDAGQHLLSLINDILDVSKLEAGKTEIYHEIFSVDDLIFNVNGMAQPLMKLNHNEFILEDSQNLGLMNSDFVKLRQNLLNLLSNAAKFTENGKISLSIRIEKNKKEDWLVFSVRDTGCGITPQQLKKLFNPFVQADTSTTRKYGGTGLGLTLVKRYTEMMGGSIAVESISGQGTTFVMRLPRGNIEESIPLGHQDALLRI; this comes from the coding sequence GTGTTAAGTTTGCTTTCCGGTCTCTTGATGCTCTCCTTTTTCTCAACAAAAGATCATGCCACAATTATTGCTCAGGAAATGAGTAGAAACATTAAAGACAGAGAGTTTCGGATTCGACAGCTCATCGATACTACGCCAGGCGCCATCTATAGTTGCACACCAGATGAAGAAAGGCGTGTTACTTTTTTAAGTGATTTTATAGAGGATATTACTGGTTTTCCCACGTCTCACTTTATAGGACAATCCACCAGTGACTTTACAACACTCATCCATCCTGAGGATCGTAAATTTAGAATTCGTGCAATCCTTGAAAATCTTGAAAAGCAAGGGCGGTTTTCGTGCGAATATCGACTCATTGACAGAAATAAATCTGAAAAATGGTTATTTGAACAAGGGCATTTTATTTTTGATGAGGCAGGAATTCCGCAACAAATTATTGGTGCGATTTTTGATATCACATCTCGTAAAATTGCAGAACAAGAAGCTGAAAGACTTAGCCTTGCCCTTCAAAACGCTGCAGAATGTATTGCATTTTTAGATCGCCATTTAATGTTTAAGGAAGTAAATCCTTCATTTGCTGAGCTTGCTGGTTGGAGCCAAGAGGAAATGATAGGCTTAGCACTTCCTATTATTGTTTATCCCGATGATTTGGAAAAAGCGCAAAACCTTTATAAAACTTCTTTGAATCAATCTAAAATTCGAAGCGAAGTTCGCGGTGTTCGGGCAGATGGAAGCCAATTTTATATGAGCATGACCTTTGTGTCCTCTTTTGACAAAAACAAGAAATTGTTGGGAACCTATTGTTTTGTCAAGGATATTTCTCATCGCAAAAAGATAGAGGAGGAGCTCCGGAAAGCTAAAGATGCGGCGCTGGAGGCCAGTCGTGCAAAATCAGAGTTTTTGGCTATGATGAGTCATGAATTGAGGACACCTTTAAATGCCATTATTGGATATAGCGATTTATTGGCGGAACAAGCCCAAGACGAAAATCAAACACAAACCGCAGGTGATCTCAATCGTATTAAAGATGCAGGTCAACATCTTCTTTCTCTTATTAATGATATTTTGGACGTCTCAAAACTCGAGGCTGGAAAAACGGAAATTTATCATGAGATTTTTAGCGTTGATGATCTGATTTTCAATGTCAATGGGATGGCTCAACCCTTAATGAAACTAAACCACAATGAATTTATTTTGGAAGATTCTCAAAACCTAGGTCTAATGAATTCGGATTTTGTGAAACTGCGTCAAAACCTTCTCAACCTTTTGAGTAACGCCGCCAAATTTACAGAGAATGGAAAAATTTCTCTTAGCATTCGGATTGAAAAAAACAAAAAAGAAGATTGGCTCGTTTTTTCTGTGCGTGACACGGGTTGTGGAATCACCCCTCAACAACTTAAAAAACTTTTTAATCCCTTTGTTCAAGCAGATACGTCGACTACACGAAAATATGGTGGCACAGGACTGGGCCTCACCCTTGTCAAACGCTATACAGAGATGATGGGTGGCAGCATCGCTGTTGAAAGTATTTCGGGGCAAGGCACAACCTTTGTCATGCGACTCCCACGAGGGAATATTGAAGAGTCTATACCCCTTGGACATCAAGATGCCTTATTGAGGATCTAA
- a CDS encoding tyrosine recombinase, giving the protein MISRWLPLFLEMLLAEKGASLKTLEAYKSDLTKFLEFYSGRLEDVTESDIGAYMRSLSQAHFAVTTQQRRLSALRQFFKFLVREGHLEKDPTLLMEAPKKGLPLPKTLSKLDVEKLLETARQKKDLEDLRMTALLEVLYATGLRVSELVGLPISAIRETLKSDQPLLWIMGKGQKERMVILSQTALKALGNYLEVRPAFLGKAKSSPWLFPSSSQEGHLTRQRFGQLLKDLALKSGLDPSILSPHILRHAFATHLLRGGADLLSLQKLLGHADISTTQIYTHIAQEDLAELVETCHPLAHQKR; this is encoded by the coding sequence ATGATCTCTCGGTGGCTTCCCCTTTTTCTTGAGATGCTTTTGGCAGAAAAAGGCGCGTCTTTAAAAACCCTTGAAGCCTACAAGTCCGATCTTACAAAGTTTCTGGAATTTTATTCTGGGCGCCTGGAAGATGTCACCGAATCCGATATTGGGGCTTATATGAGATCTTTATCGCAAGCCCATTTTGCGGTCACAACTCAACAGCGCAGGCTTTCTGCATTGCGACAATTTTTTAAATTTCTTGTACGCGAGGGACATCTTGAAAAAGACCCTACCCTTTTGATGGAGGCCCCTAAAAAAGGACTCCCCCTTCCCAAGACACTTTCAAAACTTGATGTGGAAAAACTTTTGGAGACCGCACGCCAAAAGAAAGATCTTGAAGACCTCCGTATGACGGCTTTGCTGGAGGTACTTTATGCCACGGGCCTTCGCGTGAGTGAGCTTGTGGGACTGCCTATAAGTGCTATTAGGGAAACACTCAAGTCTGATCAACCTCTTTTGTGGATCATGGGCAAAGGACAAAAAGAACGCATGGTGATTTTATCCCAAACGGCCCTTAAAGCTCTTGGAAATTATTTGGAGGTACGCCCTGCATTTTTGGGAAAAGCCAAATCATCGCCCTGGCTTTTTCCCTCCTCAAGCCAGGAGGGACATTTGACACGGCAACGCTTTGGTCAGCTTTTAAAAGATTTGGCGTTAAAATCTGGCCTGGATCCGAGTATACTTTCTCCCCATATATTAAGGCATGCTTTTGCCACACATCTTTTGCGCGGAGGGGCAGATCTTCTAAGTTTGCAAAAGCTTTTGGGCCATGCAGACATCTCAACGACGCAAATCTATACCCACATTGCGCAAGAGGATCTTGCTGAACTCGTCGAAACCTGTCATCCTCTGGCCCACCAAAAACGGTGA
- a CDS encoding F-box protein, translating into MKKLLAYSVFYFVFVPLFLDLQTSYGMKKNPTPQEEKTKNPLKKDKFVIDFILNESEEGQEPKKFGAPSETVLSQIPVDIIFEGIFSHMTPEDFPKLEKVCKHWYQLSLAFGISLKEKKPLNFQYILRHPRNFMCACEGVEKEFSLMPQSLKTAVPEDELYQDGIYPEDIEEPANFSVLNEALKKFSPYQWPFLRKYIRISPLDKSALEFRKRVTDKVSELSGRLDTVIQNTRFDYGKFENLIKDPHNHKKMQVHLMGVKWRYCDGVCKGFFGPEFSQVLFQALNKVNRVGFMENGKVCLDYAHWVRQPLWSLYTCHNENSRSKMFHKDSLKMHLHVLNRLASSYYETRAFKPDVNQIQDLAHYFFDIYPEEKKKSHLSHYDAMIKIYESDGNRPQLKKILIEAYDNFKDGDAYQLEMLANLFFNVGESVQGRELLDWAIAKAQQHFIRFEIYQNLVKRVLEAGDDSQFERLETYLQNVLVAFHQYQKVILFDCRNGSFQGSLRIEKREIFDLRANLYIAQGKFQEALKELNNTEGCDKFPPNLNLIQRQVHKGAKFPPELLEIFQKRFSNYMNDVYERWGDIEKSIPKRSQVFEEFFIKYRDAVRLLLEKNPEGQKKLETFKALFTSLSKGEE; encoded by the coding sequence ATGAAAAAATTATTAGCATATTCAGTTTTTTATTTTGTTTTTGTGCCGCTTTTTTTGGACCTTCAAACATCTTATGGCATGAAAAAAAATCCAACACCTCAAGAGGAGAAAACAAAAAACCCTCTTAAAAAAGACAAATTTGTAATTGATTTTATCCTGAATGAGAGTGAGGAAGGGCAAGAGCCAAAAAAGTTTGGAGCGCCTTCAGAAACGGTTCTCTCTCAGATTCCTGTGGATATTATTTTTGAGGGAATTTTTTCCCATATGACCCCAGAAGACTTTCCAAAACTAGAAAAGGTTTGCAAACATTGGTATCAGCTGAGTTTGGCATTTGGTATATCTTTAAAAGAGAAAAAACCTTTGAATTTTCAATATATTCTCAGGCATCCCCGTAATTTCATGTGCGCTTGTGAAGGGGTCGAAAAAGAGTTTTCTTTAATGCCACAATCCTTAAAAACCGCAGTGCCGGAAGATGAGCTCTATCAAGATGGTATTTATCCAGAAGACATTGAGGAACCTGCAAATTTTTCTGTTTTAAATGAGGCTTTAAAAAAGTTTTCACCCTACCAATGGCCTTTCCTCAGAAAATATATTCGCATTAGCCCACTTGATAAAAGTGCCCTTGAATTTCGCAAGCGTGTGACTGACAAGGTTTCTGAACTTTCCGGGCGACTTGATACGGTTATTCAGAACACAAGATTTGATTATGGGAAATTTGAAAATTTGATTAAAGACCCTCATAACCATAAGAAAATGCAGGTCCATTTGATGGGGGTTAAGTGGAGGTATTGTGATGGGGTGTGTAAGGGGTTTTTTGGCCCAGAGTTTTCTCAGGTGCTTTTTCAAGCGTTAAATAAAGTTAATCGAGTGGGGTTTATGGAGAATGGTAAAGTTTGTTTGGATTATGCTCACTGGGTAAGGCAGCCTTTGTGGTCCCTATATACATGTCACAATGAGAATTCCAGAAGTAAAATGTTTCATAAAGATAGCCTCAAGATGCACTTGCACGTGTTGAATAGATTGGCGAGCTCTTATTATGAGACTCGTGCTTTTAAGCCTGATGTGAATCAGATTCAAGATCTCGCTCACTATTTTTTCGATATTTATCCGGAAGAAAAAAAGAAAAGTCATTTATCGCATTATGATGCGATGATAAAAATTTATGAAAGTGATGGAAACCGTCCTCAATTGAAAAAAATACTGATTGAGGCTTATGACAACTTTAAAGATGGGGATGCCTACCAGTTGGAAATGTTAGCCAATCTTTTTTTTAATGTGGGGGAGTCTGTTCAGGGGCGAGAACTTTTAGACTGGGCCATTGCCAAAGCACAACAGCATTTTATTCGTTTTGAGATTTATCAAAATCTTGTGAAAAGAGTTTTAGAGGCAGGGGATGATTCACAGTTTGAGAGACTCGAAACCTATCTTCAAAATGTTCTTGTAGCGTTTCATCAATATCAAAAAGTGATATTATTTGATTGTAGAAATGGTTCCTTTCAAGGCTCATTGAGAATTGAAAAAAGAGAAATTTTTGATCTTCGCGCTAACCTTTATATCGCTCAGGGAAAATTTCAAGAAGCTCTTAAAGAGTTAAATAATACAGAGGGTTGTGATAAGTTTCCTCCGAATTTAAATCTTATTCAAAGGCAAGTTCACAAAGGGGCAAAATTTCCACCAGAACTTCTGGAAATCTTCCAGAAAAGATTTTCAAATTACATGAATGACGTGTATGAGCGTTGGGGTGATATTGAAAAAAGCATTCCCAAAAGATCGCAGGTATTTGAAGAGTTTTTCATAAAATATCGTGATGCAGTGAGATTATTGCTGGAAAAAAATCCTGAGGGACAGAAGAAACTGGAAACCTTCAAGGCGCTATTCACGTCCTTATCAAAAGGGGAGGAATGA
- a CDS encoding sodium-dependent bicarbonate transport family permease translates to MTSLDLLSTNLLSPVVLAFVLGVFASWVKSDLEFPDQIYAALSIYLLLALGLKGGFCLSTTSLPEITWPIIATLGLGMFIPFWVYGALRKLGKFSVVDAAALAAHYGSVSAVTFLTCMSYLQTLSIPYEGFMPALLAILEVPAIVVGLTLAFLRSPVHRGSLSEGIKEIFVSKSVLLLIGGLVIGYLTGPVGKEKIGSFFIDPFQGVLVLFLLELGLVAGRHFKDVLTVGQFLVIFAFLAPVLNGALGVWIGSLSGLSVGGCTILGVMTASASYIAAPAAVRISLPEANPGYYLTASLALTFPFNLAIGIPLYLMMAEWICVR, encoded by the coding sequence ATGACATCACTTGATCTTCTTTCGACAAATCTTTTGTCCCCTGTGGTTTTGGCCTTTGTCTTGGGTGTTTTTGCGTCCTGGGTCAAAAGCGATCTTGAATTTCCTGATCAAATTTATGCGGCCCTTTCCATTTATTTGCTTTTGGCTTTGGGGCTTAAAGGCGGATTTTGTTTGTCCACCACATCCCTTCCTGAAATTACCTGGCCTATCATTGCAACTCTGGGATTGGGGATGTTTATTCCATTTTGGGTTTATGGGGCGCTTCGAAAATTAGGCAAATTTTCCGTTGTGGATGCGGCCGCTTTGGCGGCGCACTATGGATCTGTTTCCGCCGTCACATTTCTGACGTGCATGAGTTATTTGCAGACGCTTTCTATCCCCTATGAGGGTTTTATGCCAGCGCTTTTGGCAATTCTCGAAGTTCCTGCCATTGTGGTTGGATTAACATTAGCTTTCCTCCGCTCTCCCGTTCATCGCGGCAGCCTTTCGGAAGGAATTAAGGAAATCTTTGTCAGCAAAAGTGTTCTTCTTTTAATTGGCGGACTTGTGATTGGATATCTCACAGGACCTGTGGGTAAAGAAAAAATTGGATCCTTTTTTATAGACCCTTTCCAAGGAGTGCTTGTCCTTTTTTTGCTCGAGTTAGGACTTGTGGCCGGTCGTCATTTCAAAGATGTTTTAACCGTAGGTCAATTTCTTGTTATTTTTGCATTTCTTGCGCCCGTTCTTAATGGAGCCTTAGGCGTTTGGATTGGATCTCTCTCAGGGCTTTCCGTAGGTGGCTGCACAATCTTAGGCGTAATGACCGCAAGTGCTTCTTATATCGCAGCGCCCGCTGCCGTCAGGATTTCTTTGCCAGAAGCCAATCCTGGCTATTATCTGACGGCCTCTTTGGCCCTGACGTTTCCTTTCAATTTGGCTATCGGGATCCCTCTTTATTTAATGATGGCGGAATGGATTTGCGTGCGCTAA
- a CDS encoding acetyl-CoA carboxylase carboxyltransferase subunit alpha, giving the protein MRTILDFEKPIAELESKLHELRHLSSSQDVDIASEMTRLEKKSEKLLLQTYSNLSSWQKVQVARHPERPHSSDYIARLITDFTPLAGDRLYAEDPAIIGGLGNFRGIPVMVLGHEKGKDTETRIRHNFGMPRPEGYRKATRLMRMANQFKLPVITFVDTAGAHPGIDAEERGQSEALATCIEMCTKLEVPMIAMVIGEGGSGGAVALAVGNAVMMLEHSVYSVISPEGCASILWRTRDKREDAAAAQKLTAQDLQSFGVIDTIVTEPLGGAHRSPIATIDALGDALEKTLKPLMNLDGKTLRNARREKFLNMGRQGAL; this is encoded by the coding sequence ATGCGTACGATTTTGGATTTTGAAAAGCCAATAGCAGAACTTGAGTCGAAACTTCATGAGCTCAGGCATCTGTCGTCCTCACAAGATGTGGACATTGCCTCTGAAATGACACGACTTGAAAAAAAGTCTGAAAAATTGCTTTTGCAAACATATTCGAATTTATCATCCTGGCAAAAAGTCCAAGTGGCGCGTCATCCTGAACGTCCGCATAGCAGCGACTATATTGCACGATTAATCACCGACTTTACCCCTTTGGCAGGGGATCGCCTTTATGCGGAAGATCCTGCCATCATAGGCGGACTTGGAAATTTTCGGGGAATCCCAGTGATGGTTTTGGGGCATGAAAAAGGAAAAGATACAGAAACCCGCATTCGTCATAATTTTGGCATGCCTCGCCCCGAAGGATATCGCAAAGCCACCCGCCTTATGCGGATGGCCAACCAATTCAAACTTCCCGTCATAACGTTCGTGGATACTGCAGGGGCTCACCCAGGAATTGACGCCGAAGAGCGCGGCCAATCTGAGGCGCTCGCCACTTGCATTGAGATGTGTACAAAACTGGAAGTGCCGATGATCGCAATGGTTATTGGCGAAGGTGGATCTGGAGGGGCTGTGGCATTGGCTGTGGGAAACGCGGTCATGATGCTTGAGCATTCCGTCTATTCCGTCATCTCTCCGGAAGGTTGTGCTTCGATTTTGTGGCGCACCCGTGATAAAAGAGAGGATGCGGCAGCAGCTCAAAAACTCACTGCTCAAGATTTGCAATCGTTTGGCGTAATTGACACCATCGTCACTGAACCTTTGGGAGGAGCCCATAGAAGCCCTATTGCGACCATCGATGCATTAGGGGACGCTCTTGAAAAAACATTAAAGCCTCTCATGAATTTGGATGGCAAAACTTTGCGCAATGCGCGCCGTGAGAAGTTCCTCAATATGGGCCGTCAGGGCGCCCTTTAG
- a CDS encoding transposase, giving the protein MKDKDQKRKEHSIPVELTPEQFDEFFLDAIPKPKRGPQGKLPPYKIFNYIMTVIYTGCQWKALPIEKDVRGVREICYSRVFKAYQKWLEEAVFHKAFGESVARLFQDGKLDISIIHGDGSTTAAKKGGDQIGYNGHKKTKGEKVVCFTDRNCNVLSPFTTAPGNASEMKLLPRALDDLKGFLKSIGMSLKGVMASFDAGYDSKANRKLVFNAGMIPNIKENPRKRKYTKRGRKRLYNPDVFEERFFTVERVFAWEDKFKRLLLRFEHISFHHFGFKLLAYTMINLRHYCQ; this is encoded by the coding sequence ATGAAAGATAAGGATCAAAAGCGTAAAGAACATAGCATTCCTGTGGAGTTGACGCCGGAACAGTTTGATGAATTTTTCTTAGACGCCATTCCAAAACCGAAACGTGGACCCCAGGGTAAATTGCCTCCTTATAAGATTTTCAATTACATTATGACTGTGATTTATACAGGATGTCAGTGGAAGGCACTACCCATTGAAAAAGATGTCCGTGGAGTCCGAGAGATTTGCTATAGCCGTGTTTTTAAGGCCTATCAAAAATGGCTTGAAGAGGCAGTGTTTCATAAGGCTTTTGGGGAATCAGTCGCGCGTCTTTTTCAAGATGGAAAACTTGATATCAGCATTATCCATGGAGATGGAAGTACAACGGCCGCAAAGAAAGGCGGAGATCAAATCGGATACAATGGCCACAAAAAAACCAAAGGGGAAAAGGTCGTATGCTTTACAGATCGCAACTGCAATGTTCTGTCTCCTTTCACCACAGCCCCTGGCAATGCCAGTGAAATGAAGCTTTTGCCCAGAGCCTTAGATGATCTGAAAGGCTTTTTGAAATCCATTGGAATGTCTTTAAAAGGCGTTATGGCCAGCTTTGATGCCGGATATGATAGCAAGGCCAATCGCAAGCTTGTCTTTAATGCGGGAATGATCCCCAATATCAAGGAAAATCCGAGGAAGCGCAAATACACAAAGCGTGGCCGTAAAAGACTCTACAATCCAGATGTCTTTGAAGAACGCTTCTTTACCGTTGAGCGTGTATTTGCCTGGGAGGACAAATTTAAGAGACTCTTGCTCCGCTTTGAGCACATTAGCTTTCACCACTTTGGCTTCAAGCTCCTCGCGTATACAATGATCAATTTACGGCATTATTGCCAGTAA
- a CDS encoding IS630 transposase-related protein, translating into MAKAYSEELRKKVISSITSGGRKREAAKVFNVGEATQLVASFCLK; encoded by the coding sequence ATGGCAAAAGCATATTCGGAAGAGCTGCGAAAAAAGGTCATCTCCTCCATTACGAGCGGCGGCCGTAAGCGGGAGGCTGCAAAGGTTTTTAACGTTGGAGAAGCCACGCAACTCGTTGCTAGTTTTTGTTTGAAATAA
- a CDS encoding uracil-DNA glycosylase, producing MTKTNLSKDLIAWLIEAGVDEIHQDTPQNYYTLIEETLTLPKCAPAASLLAAKPVLRTTREIEESAQISAKESKTLEELQSALAAYEGCALKKTATNMVFGDGNPKAKIMLVGEAPGADEDRLGKPFVGLSGQLLDKMFSFIGLSRAANLYISNVIPWRPPGNRQPTPQETAQCLPFIQRHIELVKPDLLIMVGATAAKALSGSNEGIMRLRGKFRPYESPGLTSPIQSTAIFHPAYLLRSPGQKRETWADLLNIKRALNA from the coding sequence ATGACAAAAACAAACCTTTCAAAAGATCTGATTGCGTGGCTTATTGAGGCAGGTGTGGATGAAATTCATCAAGATACGCCGCAGAATTATTATACCCTGATTGAAGAAACATTAACTCTTCCCAAATGCGCTCCTGCAGCCTCTCTGCTCGCAGCAAAGCCTGTTTTGCGCACCACACGCGAGATTGAGGAAAGTGCCCAAATCTCAGCAAAAGAATCCAAAACTCTTGAGGAATTGCAAAGTGCTCTTGCGGCTTATGAGGGGTGTGCCCTCAAAAAAACAGCTACTAATATGGTTTTTGGAGACGGAAATCCGAAGGCCAAAATCATGCTTGTGGGCGAAGCGCCTGGTGCGGATGAGGATCGGCTTGGAAAACCATTTGTGGGACTCAGTGGTCAGCTTTTAGATAAAATGTTTTCCTTCATTGGACTTTCCCGTGCTGCAAATCTTTATATCAGCAACGTCATTCCTTGGCGCCCTCCGGGAAATCGTCAACCCACTCCTCAAGAAACGGCACAGTGTTTACCTTTCATTCAGCGTCATATTGAACTTGTGAAGCCGGATCTCTTGATTATGGTGGGTGCCACTGCCGCCAAAGCCTTGAGCGGATCCAATGAGGGAATTATGCGTCTTCGTGGAAAATTTCGACCCTATGAATCTCCGGGACTGACATCTCCTATTCAATCAACGGCGATTTTTCATCCAGCCTACCTTTTGAGATCGCCGGGGCAAAAACGAGAAACCTGGGCAGATTTGCTCAATATTAAGCGCGCACTCAATGCCTGA
- the hemF gene encoding oxygen-dependent coproporphyrinogen oxidase: MEDKKKRASSWFQDLQSQIIATFEAIERETTNPQLQDLTSGTFKKSSWDRPGGGGGMMAVLEGRVFEKAGVNVSTVWGEFSEEFRAQIPGADHDPRFWASGISLVVHPRSPHLPTVHMNTRFIVTQKHWFGGGADLTPHFPVEKDTADFHTAMQGACDLYDEEYYPKYKKWADDYFFLPHRNEPRGIGGIFYDYHNSENWENDFAFTQDVGKAFHHIYPEIVRRHVERTWTPEERSHQLKRRGRYVEFNLLYDRGTQFGFKTGGNTDAILMSMPPVAEWPAP, encoded by the coding sequence ATGGAAGACAAAAAAAAGCGTGCCTCAAGTTGGTTTCAAGATCTTCAATCTCAAATCATTGCGACGTTTGAAGCGATTGAAAGAGAAACTACGAATCCTCAACTCCAGGATTTAACGTCGGGCACCTTCAAAAAGTCTTCTTGGGATCGACCGGGTGGAGGCGGGGGCATGATGGCCGTTCTTGAGGGGCGTGTTTTTGAAAAAGCCGGTGTGAACGTCTCGACCGTTTGGGGCGAATTCTCCGAAGAATTTCGTGCACAAATTCCAGGCGCCGATCATGATCCCCGTTTTTGGGCAAGTGGTATCTCTTTGGTGGTGCATCCCAGGTCTCCGCATTTGCCTACGGTTCATATGAATACCCGCTTTATTGTGACCCAAAAACATTGGTTTGGGGGTGGCGCGGATCTGACGCCTCATTTCCCAGTCGAAAAAGACACTGCTGATTTTCATACCGCTATGCAGGGCGCGTGTGATCTTTATGATGAGGAATACTACCCCAAATATAAAAAATGGGCGGATGATTATTTCTTCCTTCCCCACAGGAATGAACCGAGAGGCATTGGGGGAATTTTTTACGATTATCATAATAGTGAAAATTGGGAGAATGATTTTGCCTTTACCCAAGATGTCGGCAAAGCCTTTCACCACATTTATCCTGAAATCGTAAGACGGCATGTTGAGCGCACATGGACTCCCGAGGAAAGATCTCATCAACTCAAACGTCGGGGTCGATATGTCGAGTTTAATTTGCTGTATGATCGCGGAACCCAATTCGGATTTAAAACAGGCGGTAACACGGATGCAATTCTCATGTCTATGCCTCCTGTGGCCGAATGGCCAGCGCCTTGA
- a CDS encoding tRNA (cytidine(34)-2'-O)-methyltransferase, translating to MRLCLVHPEIPQNVGTLIRLGACLNVPIDVIEPCGFLFTDKKLKRAGMDYMDLAVLHRYDSWEVYQKTRMPGRLIALAPRASTYHHEFSFAPNDILVLGQESLGLNEMTLKACEALVAIPQVSKTRSLNVAIAGAIVLGEALRQTQGFTF from the coding sequence ATGCGTCTTTGTCTCGTTCATCCTGAAATTCCTCAAAATGTGGGAACGCTCATTCGATTGGGGGCCTGCTTAAATGTTCCCATTGATGTGATTGAACCTTGTGGATTTCTCTTCACCGATAAAAAACTTAAACGCGCGGGTATGGACTACATGGATCTGGCGGTACTGCATCGTTATGACTCATGGGAGGTGTATCAAAAAACGCGAATGCCTGGGCGACTGATTGCACTGGCTCCCCGTGCCTCCACCTATCATCATGAATTTTCTTTTGCCCCAAATGATATTCTTGTTCTGGGTCAAGAAAGTTTGGGACTTAATGAAATGACACTTAAAGCCTGCGAGGCTTTAGTGGCCATTCCTCAAGTTTCAAAAACACGCTCCCTCAACGTCGCGATTGCCGGAGCCATCGTTTTGGGTGAGGCTTTACGCCAAACCCAAGGATTTACATTTTAG
- a CDS encoding ribonuclease HII produces MPDFLYENITQGPVVGLDEAGCGPWAGPVVAGCVWINQETFPKDLLKLINDSKKLTGKKRDFIFESLIVLSEENICYGVGEASVVEIDQMNIRQASYLAMQRAYEKVAKVSPQWALIDGTSKPDLGVPIKPIVKGDQLSFSIATASILAKVTRDRIMEKLHDAYPEYGWAQNAGYGTRLHIEALEKYGVTDHHRKTYAPIAKLLAA; encoded by the coding sequence ATGCCTGATTTTCTCTACGAAAACATCACACAAGGCCCCGTTGTGGGCTTGGATGAAGCAGGATGCGGTCCTTGGGCGGGCCCTGTGGTTGCAGGATGTGTTTGGATTAATCAAGAAACTTTTCCAAAAGATCTTTTAAAACTCATCAATGATTCAAAAAAGCTCACGGGGAAAAAGCGCGATTTCATTTTTGAATCCCTAATTGTTCTTTCTGAGGAGAATATTTGTTATGGCGTGGGTGAGGCCAGCGTTGTAGAAATTGATCAGATGAATATTCGCCAAGCTTCCTATTTAGCAATGCAGCGCGCTTATGAAAAGGTGGCAAAAGTCTCGCCGCAATGGGCACTTATTGATGGTACCTCAAAACCGGATTTAGGCGTTCCTATAAAGCCCATTGTCAAAGGGGATCAATTGTCATTTTCCATTGCAACTGCTTCTATTTTGGCCAAGGTCACCAGAGATCGCATAATGGAAAAACTCCATGACGCCTATCCCGAATATGGATGGGCCCAAAATGCTGGATATGGCACCCGGCTCCATATAGAGGCTCTTGAAAAGTATGGAGTCACAGATCATCATCGTAAAACTTATGCCCCTATTGCAAAATTATTGGCGGCGTAA